The following are encoded in a window of Peromyscus leucopus breed LL Stock chromosome X, UCI_PerLeu_2.1, whole genome shotgun sequence genomic DNA:
- the LOC114704870 gene encoding uncharacterized protein LOC114704870 has product MEDSSSSDGSFHPFLYCSKFVKENLQTSEKHIQDKNLDHDSESKDMLQCQLVKELISVDHIRSSGSAVSHSYLDQSEGSSSFYIFPLNKSKPQGKSAVNILSGEKKCLHYNIEHTSNSNHRVLYGTGKGEVVLSQPPPLTDYTKDVFVNPLAPEAPPLPSDWLIQLTSSKGPSASRVVSSISSPVTSPILVLETTTATTSACLKSTSKIDLKMSPEFTSTPESLECFELQPDDLSPQSQDQMIPPHLYPSVISWDSVVDVTDHTLAVQPQQYSTYQFIKSFPQSLKSAKSSPVSPSKSRSACRPLPQKQVQNISGPSSAQLPRSSRVSHHYLSVSASSSPKTQTASNLSLSPKRSVSHLTKLIEAQSRSPMTYLPQSKLSCFTSTKVTTLQSSLSSLKSTSISGRKALAISQHAIVPPYADVKQNPPSILPILSKARKALMEAIRKGIQLHKARESIPRGETEFPKNEADIIRIRRKAMGYNSGKSDSETDWVE; this is encoded by the coding sequence ATGGAAGACTCAAGTTCTTCTGATGGTTCATTCCATCCATTTTTATATTGTTcgaaatttgtaaaagaaaacttacaaacaAGTGAGAAACACATACAGGACAAGAATCTAGACCACGACAGTGAATCAAAAGATATGCTACAGTGTCAACTGGTGAAAGAACTTATCTCTGTGGATCACATTCGATCCTCTGGTAGTGCAGTATCTCATTCATATTTAGATCAATCCGAAGGTAGCTCTTCATTCTACATTTTTCCACTGAATAAGAGCAAGCCTCAAGGAAAATCTGCAGTGAACATCTTATCTGGTGAGAAAAAATGTCTACATTACAATATTGAGCATACCAGCAATTCGAATCATCGTGTCCTTTATGGAACTGGTAAGGGGGAAGTGGTGCTTAGCCAGCCACCACCTCTAACTGATTATACAAAAGATGTATTTGTCAACCCTCTGGCACCAGAAGCACCACCATTACCATCTGATTGGCTGATTCAACTTACCAGTTCTAAAGGACCATCTGCTTCTAGAGTTGTAAGCTCAATAAGCTCACCAGTAACATCTCCAATACTTGTTTTGGAAACGACAACTGCAACAACATCTGCTTGCTTAAAATCCACTTCTAAAATAGATCTAAAGATGTCACCTGAATTCACTTCAACACCAGAATCTCTTGAATGTTTTGAACTGCAACCAGATGATCTAAGTCCACAGAGTCAAGATCAGATGATCCCTCCACATTTATATCCATCAGTAATTTCATGGGATTCAGTTGTGGATGTTACTGACCACACTTTAGCTGTACAACCACAACAATATTCCACTTATCAGTTCATAAAGTCTTTTCCACAATCACTGAAATCTGCAAAGTCATCACCAGTATCTCCATCAAAATCAAGATCTGCATGTAGACCACTACCACAAAAACAAGTCCAAAATATATCGGGGCCTTCGAGTGCCCAATTACCCAGATCTTCCAGGGTATCACATCATTATCTTTCAGTATCTGCCTCATCAAGCCCCAAGACACAAACTGCTTCAAATCTGTCACTGTCACCAAAACGTTCAGTGAGCCACTTAACAAAACTTATCGAAGCACAGTCAAGATCACCCATGACGTATTTACCACAATCAAAACTATCATGTTTCACCTCAACAAAAGTTACCACTCTACAATCATCATTGTCTTCTCTGAAATCTACATCCATTTCAGGCCGTAAAGCTCTAGCAATAAGTCAGCATGCAATAGTGCCACCATATGCCGATGTAAAGCAAAATCCTCCATCAATCCTACCTATATTGAGCAAAGCAAGGAAAGCGTTGATGGAAGCAATAAGAAAAGGCATTCAACTACATAAAGCTCGAGAAAGTATACCAAGAGGTGAAACCGAGTTTCCTAAAAATGAAGCAGATATCATCCGGATCCGTCGTAAAGCTATGGGGTATAATTCAGGAAAATCAGATAGTGAGACTGACTGggttgaataa